TGAAACCTTGCCGACAAAGAAAAGAATAATGAAACTACTCAAACACTTGCCATCCAACACGCGTTCTCGTCCATTCCGCTCGGACCGGCGGACCGTTGCGGCGCCGAGTGAAACCGGCGACCGCCGGTTCTAGGCCCTGTCGAACAGGATGCGGACGCGCCCACTGGCGTAGATCACGCGGACCGGCTGGCCCGCGAAGCCAGGCGCGCGCCCACCGAAACCTCTCAGTGGCAGCCCCATGTTCTTCAATTACCGCGGCTTTCTGAAAGCCCTGCGCCTGGCGTTGTTCCAGCGGCCATTCCGGCTCAGGCGCTGGTTTTACGTACTGCTTTTTTCCGCCTTGTATCTCGCTTTCGTGGCTTTCGTGGCGCTCGGCCGCCTGCTGGATCACGTCTTTTTTCCCGGCTTCAGAAAAACCGGCGTCGAACGGCCGGTATTCGTGATCGCCCCGCCCCGGAGCGGGACCTCCTTCCTGCAGCGTGTGCTCTGCGCGGACGAGCAGCGCTTCGTGCACTGGAAGATGTACCAGACCATCTTTCCGAGCATCTGCTTTCAGGCCGTCTTCAACGGTCTGGCGTGGATCGACGTCAAGTGCGGCGGTGTGATCCGGCGCCTGATGCAAGGGTGCGAGCGGAAGTGGTTCGGCGGCTGGGACGAAATGCACCGGATGCGCCTGGACCAGCCGGAGGAAGACCAGGCACTGTTCCTCTACGCCTTCGCTTCCGAGGCGATCTTCATGCTGTTTCCGTTCGTGGAGCCGCTTTGGGAGGTGGGTTTTCCCGATGCCCTTCCGCCGGCATCCCGCCGCAAGCTGATGGCCTATTACCGCTCCTGCATGCAGCGCCATGTCTACGCCAACGGCGGCGGGCGCATCCTGCTGGTCAAGTCGACCCATGCTTCGGGCGCCATCGAGTCGATCGCGGAGGAGTTTCCGGACGCCCGATTCATCACCATCGTTCGCCACCCGGACGAAGCGATCCCCTCCCACGTCAGCCTGTTCGTTCCGGTCTGGCAGGCCCATTCGCCGGAAATCGAAAAGGACGGGGCCGAGTCGAAAGCCTACGCCGCCCTGGCAGCCGAATGGTACCGGCATCTGCACCGGTTCCGCGCGCGGGTGGAACCCGCCAATTATTACTGCATCGACTACCGCGATCTCCGGGCCGATCCGGGCCGCACGGTCGCCGCCCTTTACCGCCACTTCGGCTGGAACATGACCGAATCCTACCGGGCGGTGCTGCAGGACTTCACCGAGCGGCAGCGCACTTTCCAGAGCACCCATCGCTATTCGCTGGAGGAATTCGGGCTGTCGAAACAGTGGATACGCCAGGGACTGGGTCCGGTGATCGAAAGCCACGGCCTGGACGGGGAGGCGGCTTCCAGCCAGAAGCAACAGACAGAAAGCCTAGGGCAGGCGCTTGTTCCAGGCGGGTACCGGCGATCCTCGGCGTTCGGCCAGCAAGCGGTAATACGCGGCATGCAGGAGCCCGAGGAGGATCAGGGCGAGCCCGTCGGCCACCACCACCGCCACCGCCTGCGTGCCGGCGAAACTTTCCACGGCGACGAGGATGGCCAGGGCGATGTTGCGGTTGGCTGTGCCGAATGCGATCACTCGCCTGCCCTGTGAACCCGGCCCGCCGAAGGCATAGCCCAGCCAGAACGACAGCTCTCCCGCCAGAACGAAGGCCAGCAGGGGTTTCCACCCGGTCGCGAGGAGAGTCCCGGATTCGACCCAGGTCACGAACGCCAGGGACACGGCTCCCGCCGCTTCCGCCAGGATATCCAGAGGCCGGACCAGGCGGCCGGCCAGCCGAGGCAGGCCGAACCTGAGTGCCATGCCTGCGATGAGCGGCATGCTGACGGTGCAGAACAGCACCGCCAGAAGATTCAGATAACTGAACCTGAGCGTAGCGCCACCGCCCAGGGCCGCGAAACTGGCATCGAAAGCCAGCGGCGTAAGGAAAATGGCGAACACGGGAAAAATCGCGGTCAAACCGGCAGCGAGCGCCAGATCGCCCCGCGCCATTTTCACGAAGACCGGTACCACCGGAGCGAAGGGCGCGGCGGCCAGCAAGAGCATCCCGGCCGCATATTCCGGCGGAAGGGCGAAAGCCCGCGCCAGGCCGTAAGCCAGCAGCGGAACCGCGATGAAATTGAGCGGCAGTACGACGGACCATCGGCAGCCTCGAATCGCCGACACGACCGCTGTAACTTCGAGCCGTAGGCCGACCGCCAGCAGCAGCCCTCCCAGGGAAACCATGGTCAGGCCGCGGATCAGAAGCTCAGGCTGTATCGGAAGATTGTAGGACACGAAAGATAAGAGGAAGAGGCAGGATCTGGAACCGTCTTTCCTGGCGGCTGGAATACCACTTCAATCGACAGCGGAACAAACACGCTAAAAGAATTTGAATATGAAACGCGCGCGAAGCCTATTAGATGTGGGTTTTCGGACCCACGGCCGACGTACTTTCTTTTGGACGGCCAAAAGAAAGTACGCAAAGAAAAACCGCCCGGAGGCCGCGAAAGCTTCCTGCGCTTCTACGAAAACCATCCATGGTTTTCGCCCTGCGGGCCAGCCTGCGGCTGTTCAACTTTGCTCCAGGCAAAGTTGTCGCTTTCGACGAGGGTCCATCGAAGGGGCTCCTGCCCCTCGATGGACGAGCCGCATCCCTGCGGCTCCCCTTCGGGCTATTCTCGCCGAAAGCTGCGATGCTCGGCGCGGCCTAACGGGATAGCTCAAAAAGGAGGCACGTTTTGATCACGCGAAAAATACGCCTACGGACCCGTATCGACCGCCTGTTGTCCGTCTGGTTCTATTTTTCGATGCGCCACGCCGTGGCGGTGATCGCTTTTTCGATCCTCGCCGCCACGGCCGCCGTAAACTACACTATCCACAACCTCCGCATCAACACCTACCCCGGCAATGTGCTGTCGGACGAACTGCCGTGGCGCCAGGACAAGCTGGCCTACGAAAGGGCCTTCCCGCAGTTCCGCGATTCCATCGTCATCGTCCTCGACGCCCCGACGCCGGACCAGGCACGGGATGCGGCGGCCAGGCTCTATCACCGGCTGCGCGAGGATGCCGCCCAATTCGAATGGGTGTTCTATCCACCGGAAAGCGGATTCTTCCGCGAGAACGGCCTGCTGTTCGACGACGCCGTGGACCTGGAAAAACTGTCCGATCACCTGGCCAAGGTGCAGCCGTTCCTGGCGGAGGTGTCCGCCGACCGGAGCCTGCGCGGCGTTTTCTCGCTCCTGGAGCGGGCCCTGCGCACCGGAGAGGACAAGGACATCGATTTCGCCGCCGTGTTCGGCCGCCTCGCCTCGGCGCTCCGCGGCTATCTGGACGGCTCCGGGACGCCCCTGTCCTGGATCGAACTGATGGCCGGCGAGGACGCCAAGCCCGCCGACAGGCGCGTGCTGCTGGAAGTCATGCCGCGGATCGAATACAGCTCGCTGGCGCCCGGCGAAAATCTCATGGCGGCGATCCGCCAGACCGGCAAGGAGCTGCGCCTGGAAGAAAGCGGCGTCGCGATGCGGCTCACCGGTGCCGCCGCCTTGTCCGTGGACGAACTCAAGAGCGCCAGCGTCGGCGCCCAGATGGCGAGCCTCGGCTCGTTCCTGGGGGTCAGCCTGGTCATGCTGATCGGGTTGCGGTCGCTGTGGCTGGTGCTGGCGGTGCAGATCGGCCTGGTGCTCGGACTGATCTTCACCGCTGCCTTCGCCGCCGTGGCGCTCTGCCAGCTCAATCTGATTTCGGTCGCCTTCTCCGTCATGTACATCGGCATCGGCGCCGATTACGCCATTTATCTGAGCCTGCGCTACCGCGAGCTGGCCTGCCGCTCGCACAGCCACCGCAGCGCCCTGAAACGCGCCGTCCGCCACGTCGGCGGTTCGCTGGAAATCGGTACCCTGACCACCGCCGTCGGCTTCTTCTGCTTCGTGCCCACCAGCTACCGGGGGGTCGCCGAGTTGGGGATCATTTCCGGCGCCGGCATGTTCATCAGCCTGCTGGTGACACTCGCCATCCTCCCCGCCTTCCTCTGCCTCCGACGCCCTTCCCGTTACCTCGGTCCCCATGCCGGGCATGCCGAGCCGCCGCGCTGGCAGCGGAATTTCCTGACTTTTCCGCTGCGCCATTCGCGGGGCGTTCTGGTCGCTGCGGCCATCGTCGCCGCCCTCGCCTTCGTGCAACTGAAGTCGGCGCGCTTCGACCAGAATCCGCTCAACCTCCAGGATCCCTCCGCCGAATCGGTCCAAACCTTCCGCGAACTGCTGGCCGACGGCTCCAATTCGCCCTGGTTCCTGGCGGCGCTGGCCAAGGATGGCGGAGAAGCGGCGGCCATGAAGCAGCGGCTGGAAAAGCTGCCGGTGGTGGACAAGGTTCTGACGCTCGAGGATTTCGTGCCGGAAGACCAGGACGAAAAACTGGACCTGATCGACCAGATGGCGCTGACCCTGGGGCCGCAGCCGGCATCGGGCGACACCAAGCCGCGGCCCGCGCCCGACGAGGAGGCCGCGGCCGTGCGCCGGTTCCTGGCGACCCTCACGGCTCACCTCTCGGCCCACCCCGACGCCGCCGACGCGCCGGCCGGCTTCCGCCTCGCCGCGGAACAGGCCCGGCTGGCCGAACGCATCCAGTCCACGCAGGGCGAGGCCCGAACCGAAACCGTGGCGCGGGTATCTCAGACCCTGGTGGGCGGGCTCGGCAGCCAGTTGGACCGGCTGGCGGATGCGCTGAAGGCCCGCCGGGTCGGCATCGGCGACCTGCCGGACGACTTCCGCTCCCGCTGGATCACCAAGGATGGCGTACAGCGGGTCGAAATCCGGCCGAAAGAGGACCTGCACGACCCGCAAGCCATGCGCCGGTTCGTCGATCAGGTCCGGCAGGTGGTGCCGCACGCCACCGGGGTGCCGGTGCTGTTCCTCGAATCCAGCGACGCGGTGGTGACGGCCTTCCTGCAGGCCTTCGCCTACGCCATCGTAGCGATCATAGTGATCCTGTTCCTGACCATGGAGAAAAAAATCGACGTACTGCTGGTCCTGCTGCCGCTGCTGCTGGCTTCCCTGCTGACGGGAGCGGCCATGGCGCTGGCGAAGGTTCCCTTCAACTTCGCCAACATCATCGCCCTGCCGCTGGTGTTCGGCATGGGGGTGGACAACTGCATCCACATGGTCCACCGCTTCCGCACCGCGCCGCCGAAGGACGGCATTCTCCTGCACACCAGCACCGCCCTGGCCGTCGTGCTGAGCGCACTCACCAACATCAGCGGCTTCGGCAACCTCGCGGTGTCGCCCCATCTCGGCATGGCCAGCATGGGAATCATGCTGAGCATCGGCATCCTCGCGACGCTCTTGTGCAGCATGATCGTGCTGCCGGCGCTGCTGGCGCAGACGGAGCATTTGGGGCGGCGGCTCACGAAGCCCTGTGGCTGAACGCGATCCTTCAATCAAATGCCCCAGGCCAAACCCGGGCTGTGTGATAGACCCGGAGAATCTGAAGCGTATCGCCGGCAACGCGATAAGGAACGATGTACCGGCTTCCCGGTATCACCAACTCCCGCGTGCCCGGCACCCGTCCGGGCCGGCCGATCTGGGGCGCATCCGCCAGCTGCAGGACCCGTGAGCGAATGCGTTCGTGCAGTGCGCGGACCGCGCCCGGGCTGTCCTTCAAGAGGTAAAGATATATCTCACGAAGGTCGCGCAAGGCCTGCGGGGCCCAGATTATCTTCAAGGCGCCTCTTCGCCGCCCGAAAGCAACGACTCGAGATCGGCCATCGCCTGTTCATGCGGAATGCCTTCCCCCCTATCCAGAGAGGCCTTGGCTTGCTCGATGCCCTCGATCTGCCACGCCTGGGCTTCGACGTAGTGCCTGAGTGCATCCTCGATGACCCAGTTGCGCGAACGATCCATAGCCGCCGCCAAAGCCGCAACCTTGGCGGCAAGTTCGCTATCCGTTCGGATGGTAATGCTGGTGTCGGCCATCTTGCACCCGTTTTGTTTGCAATGTAATCAAACGCGTTATTACCACAACGGGCGATCGGATGCCAAATTTGGCTATGGATTTGGCAAAGAATAATTTCCCGAAATTAACAGCCGTCGTTCCGGCATGGATTGCCGGAACCCAGGTTCCAGGGATGGAATGGCTTGGGAACATCCATGTAAGCTGGATGCCGGCAATCCTTGCCGGCATGACGGTGCTTTGAACGAAAATGTCGTTCGGTCACTCAGGGAAGTTATTTTCGGCCATATCCTAAAGGCGGCCTTGCCGCGCAGGATCTGGCGATCGCGAATTCAAAATGGATCAGGGCGCACGGCTGGCGGCCAGCGCTATCCGGACCAGTTCGGTGAGGCGGCGGACCCCGGTTTTCTGGCGGATATGCTGAATGTGGGAGCGGACCGTGGCGACGCTCACGCGCAGGGTCGCCGCGATCACCTCCGGCGTCGCTTCGTCCATCAGCCCGACCAGCACGGACTGCTCCGCCGCGGTCAGATGGAACAGCCCGCAGAAAGACCGCAGTGAATCCTCGTTGATTCCGCGGCAATTCTCGATCACCAGCAGATAGCGCGCATGCAGCGATGGCAGACCCAGCGTAGAGACCTCGCCCAGCGGCGCGACCACGGCGCTGAGCGTTTCGCCCGCCTCGCCCGGCCGTGCGTGAGTGAAGGCGATTCGTGTATGCCGGCCGTGATCCGCCAAGTTCAGCGCTTCGTCGAGATCGGGACAGGCGCGCGTGCCCAGACCGATGACCCGGCCATGCCGCATCTTGACCGGCGCCGGACAGGCATCCAGCAGCCGCTGCGCCGCCGGATTGCAATGCAGAATCCTGCACCCCGCATCGAGGACGAACACCGCCTGACTGAGGCCGGCGACAACCGATTCGTTGAGGGCGCGCCCTCTCTCCAGCAGCCCCAGCCGGAACGCGATCCTGAAGGCCCGGTTGAGATGCCGTGAAACACTTTGCAGTTTCAGGCGGTCGGCCTCATCGAAACCCTCCGAGCCCACGCCGCGGAAATAACAAAGTACGACGTGCGGCGTATCCGGCTCGGCATCCCATAAGTTG
This portion of the Methylococcus mesophilus genome encodes:
- a CDS encoding helix-turn-helix transcriptional regulator, which gives rise to MSGKDSKPETAPAEGRGGPDYDELVQAIYESALNPESWRTTLDQLRIHLDASAFNLIGFKLTDYANPFLLSHNISTDYGKDYQAYWGERDIWVQAARDKNLAAGGQTLAGGMLVERRELVRGEFYNDWLVNQNIGDVLCSNLWDAEPDTPHVVLCYFRGVGSEGFDEADRLKLQSVSRHLNRAFRIAFRLGLLERGRALNESVVAGLSQAVFVLDAGCRILHCNPAAQRLLDACPAPVKMRHGRVIGLGTRACPDLDEALNLADHGRHTRIAFTHARPGEAGETLSAVVAPLGEVSTLGLPSLHARYLLVIENCRGINEDSLRSFCGLFHLTAAEQSVLVGLMDEATPEVIAATLRVSVATVRSHIQHIRQKTGVRRLTELVRIALAASRAP
- a CDS encoding type II toxin-antitoxin system RelE/ParE family toxin — its product is MKIIWAPQALRDLREIYLYLLKDSPGAVRALHERIRSRVLQLADAPQIGRPGRVPGTRELVIPGSRYIVPYRVAGDTLQILRVYHTARVWPGAFD
- a CDS encoding sulfotransferase family protein, with amino-acid sequence MFFNYRGFLKALRLALFQRPFRLRRWFYVLLFSALYLAFVAFVALGRLLDHVFFPGFRKTGVERPVFVIAPPRSGTSFLQRVLCADEQRFVHWKMYQTIFPSICFQAVFNGLAWIDVKCGGVIRRLMQGCERKWFGGWDEMHRMRLDQPEEDQALFLYAFASEAIFMLFPFVEPLWEVGFPDALPPASRRKLMAYYRSCMQRHVYANGGGRILLVKSTHASGAIESIAEEFPDARFITIVRHPDEAIPSHVSLFVPVWQAHSPEIEKDGAESKAYAALAAEWYRHLHRFRARVEPANYYCIDYRDLRADPGRTVAALYRHFGWNMTESYRAVLQDFTERQRTFQSTHRYSLEEFGLSKQWIRQGLGPVIESHGLDGEAASSQKQQTESLGQALVPGGYRRSSAFGQQAVIRGMQEPEEDQGEPVGHHHRHRLRAGETFHGDEDGQGDVAVGCAECDHSPAL
- a CDS encoding CopG family ribbon-helix-helix protein; translation: MADTSITIRTDSELAAKVAALAAAMDRSRNWVIEDALRHYVEAQAWQIEGIEQAKASLDRGEGIPHEQAMADLESLLSGGEEAP
- a CDS encoding MMPL family transporter, producing MITRKIRLRTRIDRLLSVWFYFSMRHAVAVIAFSILAATAAVNYTIHNLRINTYPGNVLSDELPWRQDKLAYERAFPQFRDSIVIVLDAPTPDQARDAAARLYHRLREDAAQFEWVFYPPESGFFRENGLLFDDAVDLEKLSDHLAKVQPFLAEVSADRSLRGVFSLLERALRTGEDKDIDFAAVFGRLASALRGYLDGSGTPLSWIELMAGEDAKPADRRVLLEVMPRIEYSSLAPGENLMAAIRQTGKELRLEESGVAMRLTGAAALSVDELKSASVGAQMASLGSFLGVSLVMLIGLRSLWLVLAVQIGLVLGLIFTAAFAAVALCQLNLISVAFSVMYIGIGADYAIYLSLRYRELACRSHSHRSALKRAVRHVGGSLEIGTLTTAVGFFCFVPTSYRGVAELGIISGAGMFISLLVTLAILPAFLCLRRPSRYLGPHAGHAEPPRWQRNFLTFPLRHSRGVLVAAAIVAALAFVQLKSARFDQNPLNLQDPSAESVQTFRELLADGSNSPWFLAALAKDGGEAAAMKQRLEKLPVVDKVLTLEDFVPEDQDEKLDLIDQMALTLGPQPASGDTKPRPAPDEEAAAVRRFLATLTAHLSAHPDAADAPAGFRLAAEQARLAERIQSTQGEARTETVARVSQTLVGGLGSQLDRLADALKARRVGIGDLPDDFRSRWITKDGVQRVEIRPKEDLHDPQAMRRFVDQVRQVVPHATGVPVLFLESSDAVVTAFLQAFAYAIVAIIVILFLTMEKKIDVLLVLLPLLLASLLTGAAMALAKVPFNFANIIALPLVFGMGVDNCIHMVHRFRTAPPKDGILLHTSTALAVVLSALTNISGFGNLAVSPHLGMASMGIMLSIGILATLLCSMIVLPALLAQTEHLGRRLTKPCG